A window of the Emys orbicularis isolate rEmyOrb1 chromosome 1, rEmyOrb1.hap1, whole genome shotgun sequence genome harbors these coding sequences:
- the SH2D1B gene encoding SH2 domain-containing protein 1B, which translates to MEFPFYHGNITRKTCEELLSKKGKDGSFLLRESESVAGALCLCVFFERLIYTYRIFREHEGYLRIQTSEDVPQRVFKTIKDLIYAYEKPNQGLVINLRYPVRRPKPPRRRVRKSKVEVDEDYDEVEEGDYVDVLP; encoded by the exons ATGGagttcccattttatcatggaaaCATAACGAGAAAAACCTGTGAAGAATTACTAAGCAAGAAAGGCAAGGATGGCAGCTTTTTATTACGAGAGAGCGAGAGCGTGGCAGGAGCCTTGTGTCTTTGTGTTTT CTTTGAACGGCTCATCTACACTTATCGAATCTTCAGGGAACATGAAGGTTACCTTAGGATTCAG ACTTCTGAAGACGTTCCACAACGGGTCTTCAAAACAATAAAGGATTTAATATACGCATATGAAAAGCCAAATCAAGGACTCGTCATCAACCTTCGCTACCCAGTAAGGAGACCGAAGCCCCCAAGGAGGAGAGTAAGGAAATCCAAGGTAGAGGTGGATGAAGATTATGATG
- the LOC135891910 gene encoding endogenous retrovirus group K member 18 Pol protein — MDWEALPYSVLRELRKAVRESGVRSTFTLGILEGVSNGYFLLPQDWKDMCRMVLSPAQYVVWDSEYQREALAAAAQGGGAYFAEQLYGAGQFSGIPEQAVGTPRAAYPIIGQCVRRVFRRVPAAGKSSKSFAVTRQGAAEPFHQFVDRLHEAVQRQIDNPQAQTELMIKLAYENANADCRRAMQAVVGRPGYTLAELLQACADCGTPNPNLIPCDYRLFVIDLKDCFFTIPLHSEDRARFAFTVPVLNHSQPTPRYQWNVLPQGMLNSPTLCQHFVARALRPFRAAHPDALIYHYMDDILVAHPILPDDWLDELRHQLAACGLVIAPDKVQRQPPFLYLGHRMLQSYACPVCPELVLPDPLTFVQLQQLLGSLNWIRPFCPLTTSMLSPLFSGLRQGRLPGDVISVSQEQRQAVTLINRTLAQVWVDRREREQPLFAILLPTLSQPTAVLAQEGAAARLRLIEWIYLTHSPPHTIQTLPQQAAELIFKVRERSRTLLGCDPAAIIVPIPAKDWERAVSCSATLQLSFADYVGEVKYHIPPDPRLSLLQQRCLNLRSSLSTVPIEDALTLFTDGGPTRGAVSWQAQGTWQVRFTLPQRSPQRAELAAVILACRCFQDDPFNLITDSLYVTNVLKSLPGSYVSPSCDDNLLALFLTLQQLLSSRSSPLFVAHIRSHTTLPGLLTEGNAVADQAVKSVASIFSSPLESHAFFHQSAKALAKQFTLPLHQAQAIVRQCDLCASLSNSPELGVNPRGTSANQLWQMEVTHFPSFAPWQYLHVCVDTFSHYVWVTPQKGEASRHAINHMIRAMAIMGHPSHLKTDNGPAYCSSAFASFCTTWDVVHTFGIPYNPTGQAIVERANRALKQALARQKQKGGIPVGLPPRQEWLAAVLFTLNHLNLTDNYSAAERHFRSHQALPRPLVKYRKAPDPQWHGPAPLIT, encoded by the exons ATGGACTGGGAGGCTCTCCCCTACTCGGTTCTGCGCGAGCTCCGCAAGGCGGTTCGTGAGTCCGGGGTGCGGTCCACTTTCACCCTGGGGATCTTGGAAGGTGTGTCAAATGGTTATTTCTTGCTCCCCCAAGATTGGAAAGACATGTGTCGCATGGTGCTGTCTCCCGCGCAATACGTTGTGTGGGATAGCGAGTACCAGCGAGAGGCGCTTGCGGCAGCAGCACAAGGTGGGGGGGCTTATTTCGCTGAGCAGTTATATGGCGCGGGGCAGTTTTCGGGCATCCCCGAGCAGGCGGTGGGTACGCCCCGGGCAGCTTATCCCATCATTGGCCAGTGTGTCCGTCGGGTGTTTCGCAGGGTCCCCGCTGCGGGCAAGTCCTCTAAGTCCTTTGCGGTTACTCGGCAAGGTGCCGCCGAACCGTTCCACCAGTTTGTTGACCGCCTCCACGAGGCGGTCCAGAGGCAGATTGATAACCCGCAGGCCCAGACTGAACTAATGATAAAATTGGCTTACGAAAATGCCAATGCAGATTGCCGCCGAGCCATGCAGGCAGTAGTTGGGCGCCCGGGGTATACCCTGGCAGAATTGCTGCAGGCGTGTGCTGAT tgtggtACCCCCAATCCCAATCTTATTCCCTGTGATTACCGGTTAtttgtaatagatttaaaagattgtttttttaccATCCCCCTGCACTCTGAGGACCGGGCGCGTTTTGCCTTTACCGTTCCGGTCTTAAATCATTCTCAGCCCACTCCACGCTATCAGTGGAATGTGCTCCCTCAGGGCATGTTGAACAGCCCCACCTTGTGTCAGCATTTTGTTGCGCGAGCCTTACGGCCGTTTCGCGCAGCACACCCGGATGCTTTAATTTATCACTATATGGACGACATCCTGGTGGCTCACCCCATCCTTCCTGATGACTGGCTGGACGAACTGCGCCACCAGCTTGCGGCGTGTGGCCTGGTTATAGCACCGGACAAAGTCCagcgccagccaccctttttgtatCTTGGTCACCGTATGCTCCAGTCATATGCCTGCCCAGTTTGTCCCGAGCTGGTGTTGCCCGACCCTCTTACGTTTGTACAGCTCCAACAGTTATTAGGGTCCCTCAATTGGATCCGCCCTTTTTGCCCTCTGACTACCTCCATGCTGTCCCCTCTTTTTTCTGGCCTTCGGCAGGGCCGCCTCCCCGGGGATGTTATTTCCGTTTCCCAGGAACAGCGCCAAGCGGTCACCCTCATTAACCGGACCCTGGCCCAAGTGTGGGTCGACCGCCGAGAAAGGGAACAGCCCCTTTTTGCCATTCTGCTTCCCACACTTTCACAACCGACAGCTGTCCTCgcccaggagggggcggcagcgcgtctTCGTTTAATTGAATGGATTTATTTGACCCACTCCCCTCCGCATACTATCCAAACACTCCCTCAACAGGCCGcagagctgatttttaaagtgcggGAACGGTCCCGCACCCTCTTGGGTTGCGATCCCGCTGCCATTATTGTCCCCATCCCGGCTAAAGACTGGGAACGCGCTGTCTCTTGCAGTGCCACCCTCCAGTTGTCTTTTGCCGACTATGTCGGGGAAGTTAAATATCACATTCCCCCTGACCCCCGTCTCTCGCTCTTGCAACAACGTTGCCTCAACCTCCGATCGTCTTTGTCCACCGTCCCCATTGAGGATGCACTTACCCTCTTTACGGACGGCGGCCCAACGCGAGGTGCGGTCAGCTGGCAGGCGCAGGGCACTTGGCAAGTCCGCTTTACCCTGCCTCAGCGTTCCCCCCAGCGCGCAGAATTGGCCGCTGTCATCCTGGCCTGCCGATGCTTCCAGGATGACCCTTTTAATCTTATTACTGATAGTCTTTATGTTACTAATGTTCTTAAGTCTCTTCCAGGTTCCTATGTGTCGCCCTCCTGTGATGACAATTTGTTGGCCCTTTTTCTCACCCTGCAACAACTCCTTTCCTCCCGCTCTAGCCCACTGTTTGTGGCACATATTCGCAGTCACACCACACTACCGGGCCTATTGACAGAGGGTAATGCGGTGGCTGACCAGGCGGTCAAATCGGTGGCCTCGATTTTTTCCTCTCCGCTCGAAAGCCACGCCTTCTTCCATCAGTCCGCCAAAGCCCTTGCCAAGCAGTTCACTCTCCCGTTACATCAGGCGCAGGCCATTGTTCGCCAGTGTGACCTTTGTGCTTCTTTATCCAATAGCCCGGAGTTGGGGGTTAATCCTCGTGGAACCTCGGCCAATCAGCTCTGGCAAATGGAGGTTACACACTTTCCTtcttttgccccctggcagtatcttCACGTGTGTGTAGATACCTTTTCCCATTATGTGTGGGTCACCCCCCAGAAGGGTGAGGCCTCTCGTCATGCCATTAATCACATGATTCGCGCCATGGCGATCATGGGTCACCCGTCCCATCTTAAGACCGACAACGGCCCCGCCTATTGTAGCTCGGCCTTTGCCTCCTTTTGTACCACGTGGGACGTTGTCCACACGTTTGGTATCCCGTATAACCCCACAGGCCAGGCCATTGTGGAACGGGCCAACCGTGCGCTCAAACAGGCCCTGGCCcgccaaaaacaaaaaggggggatTCCGGTAGGTCTTCCTCCCCGCCAGGAATGGTTGGCTGCAGTGCTTTTTACCCTGAATCATTTGAATTTGACTGACAATTACTCTGCGGCAGAACGTCATTTCCGCAGCCACCaggccttgccccgcccccttgttAAATACCGCAAGGCCCCGGATCCTCAGTGGCATGGCCCAGCGCCCCTTATAACGTGA